The following is a genomic window from Corvus moneduloides isolate bCorMon1 chromosome 7, bCorMon1.pri, whole genome shotgun sequence.
ACATCACTCTATAACCAAGAGTAGAAAGCACACAGTTGCATGCTTCCCTTGTGACCAAATACAATAAAGTTTAACTAGAAAGAAATATTGACCCACACAAGGACAAGCTGAAGTATTTGAAAAAGCATTATTGAGCAGCATGCACTTTGTCCATACTCTCTGCAAGCCTTTAAGCAAACATCCCTATTCAGTTTTTTCTGCCCTTCAGAGTGGCAAAATAGTGTCTTTCTTAAAGCAGAAGCTAAAGGCATAGTCTTATTCCaggaataaaatactttttatgaCAGCATGCAGTTAAAGTACCCACAAGCAGGAAAGAGAATGTGTAACTACAGAGGGCAAGACAATAAAGGACTATAACGCTTACTAACTTCTCTAGTACTAAGTATTTGAGAAAGACATGAATGTAAAGTACAGCACAATATATTCCTGGAGAACCTGAAAGCAGGCCAGCCTTGAGGCAGATAGAAAGGCATTACTACCTCGAGAATGCTAGATCCAGAAAAGCCACATCTACTAGTTGAACTCTTCCCTAGCAGGAACAGTCTTCACTCTGATTCCTAGGACATCCACCACGTACTTTACAGAAGCAAATACTGAAGTGActgtagtattttaaaattactagaTATGAACCTGCTTACTCCTTTGAAATTTCTGAGTCAGATTTCtcattaaagaaacaaaacagtttaGAGTGAAGGGTCTGAGttcactgttttttctttaacaagaTCCAACTTTCACACCCCATTACCAGTGCTCACtttaagaaaatgcttttgaaaataaaagtagttaAATCTTTCAGAGGGGAAGAATCCAATACATATTATACAATATACCTTCCCCTCCACAGGTATCTCAACTACCTGGTAAGCCAAGTAGTgcaacaagcaaacaaacagcagtaGATATCTCCAATCATTCTACCTTTGGTTGCTGAGCAGTGAATTCCACAGGGGCTTTAAAAACTCAGAACTCTGCAAAATGCTTACAACTGAGTGAAAAAACCAGTGAAACCATCAAAGAGTAAATTGTGAAGGGACTTCTTCAGTTTAAAGAAGTGTTCTTTACCTACTAAGTACAGAATACCATTcacaaatctttttctttttacttttatatttacAGGTGTGGTTAGGTGTACCTACATTTTCAAGTCAGTATTCTAACACGTCTTAATTTGTAAGGGGCAGTGAAGAAAGCAAACCTTAACAACGGGGGACAAACCATAAAGGTCTGTTTCTAGGAAAATCTTAGTTCAAAGAGGAATCAGTTCAGAAAACTCCTAGTGAACTAATGAAACATCTATAAAGATCAATTCTTTGTGCAAACATATCTTAAATACACAAAGCCAGAAGCAGTCCTATATGAAACATTCTGGGTTTAGTCTCGAAATGTACTTGACTactaaaaatactgcatttatttgTGACCACTCCTATGCCTAGGGCTCTCGCCTACAggttgctgctgcagaaggccATCATCTCAAATTCAGTATGGTAAAGATACACGGGAAGGTATCATTTGCCTTCTTTTGCTCAGCAGGCCAAGACACAAAACTGTTCTATCACCAATGCAAGGCCCAGGCTGAGGTTTCAAGACCTTCATCTATTGTGTCTTAACTTACCACAGTGGAcagtaaataaaagcaattcACCAAAGAGTTACAGGGTCATTGAAAGATCTTGACTACATTTGTCGTTTGTGTCCTCCTTAATGCTATTTCTTTGTGCTTCATGGCTGTTCCAACCCATCTTACAAAACAAGTTTTCTGCTCAGAATCCATGCTAAGTGTAACATACCAAGATACccacaaactgaaaaatacaggaCAAATAAGTTTTTATGCAAATTTATTAATTAGCTTTAACAATAGTAATACATAAATCAATACTATGTCCAGCATAAGGTtgtataataaaatattctggtAAGAGTGATTTCTAGTGCGTACATTTTTAAGGGCAGTTTTCATCCAAtttggacatttaaaaaaaaaaaataaataaatacaaggCCAAAAATGCTTACTTAATGAAAGCCCTGCTAAGTAAGACTTCAGGCTCCACACTGCTTCAAAGCACTACTGAGGACAGGTGTCTGCACACATCTTGGACTCACACACAAATGGGCTGTGCTCAAGCAGCATACATTTTTTGATGTTCAACACAGACCAATATACACAAGTTTTCCAATTTAAACCTCCTTATTCCTCTTAAAAGTAGCATTCACTTTTCTATTTTAGGATTGTCTTGCCTTCCAGCTGTGATGTGCACATATGAATCCTAACCACATCATGTTTACAAAATACAAAGCTCCAGTCCTCTCCCAATAGTACTGCACTATCTAGTGGAACTATTTATGAAACAAATTGCTACTCAAATTAAACAAGACTAAATTGttcttgaagaaagaaaaaaaaagcctttgggAACAGGCAGGAACATGGCATGCTCCCAGCTCTATTTGTCATTTTTTGGAGCTCTCTAGACTTCAGGAATACATCCTCTCTGGGATGTCTGGTGCTTAGTGCTACAGCATTAAATTTTAGGCACCCTGGGTTCTGTGCACTGTAgacagtgcaaaaaaaaaaaagctgcattttcagcaTTGTTTCCCTGATGGCCAGTGAGTCCAAGACATACAGTGGCATTCAGATGTTTTTCAAAGTGCAGTATAGAGGCATTCACTGACATCTGGACTGCCTTTATTTACATTTAACAATATTAAAATCTGGTCccaatttagattagatacacatgaaaaaatatatttggcaAATCAGAGCTATTTTATTTACTAGTGTACTTATCATATACCACATAAGGCTATCCTTTGGACATGTTTACTCTACAAATCTACATAAGCTTGTTTTATTTGTCTTCTGACAAATTCTGCTGATgccaaaattcccttttccttaaGTTACACTCGGGACTGAGTCACAAATTTTAAACCTACTCTAAATtacatctttttctttattatatctaaacaaaatccaaatgatTGGTCAAACTATAAACACTTATAAACCTAGTGAAAACATCCCTGAGAAGCTTTCAGCAACATAGAGTAATTATTAGGTTTGGTCCATTAGAGGAGAAAAGTCATTACATCCAGTTATTGAAAGCTATGGGCTCCAAGTCCATTGGTTGTACATTGGAATACCATTCATTCCATTTCACACCTCTTACAAAACATTGTATCTGAGACAAAAGCCACTAGAGGTTCTTTACATTCTTTGATAGATAATGTAATTGTTACAAAAGTTGTGATGACTTTTGTAGTCAGGCCTAGATTCAGCCCTGGTGTCATGCCTTTAGTTTCAATGGAGTTCACACACATTCCAGGGTTGAAGTCTGGCAACATATATGACTGTGAAGGACGGtacctaaaattaaaaaaaccccttaaaagtTACAGAGGATACTTTCCACAAGTTGCTAACATTATGTTTTCACATACTACTTATTTTGCAAACAAACGTTTTACCAATATTTAAATTTAGAAGTCAGACTGCCAAGCCATAGGAAAACTCAGAACACCACCAGGTTCAACTCTACAGAGAAAGCAAAGTGCGTATTTTCCACAAAAGTGCACATAGGGTTAATGACTATGGAAGTACTGTGTTAGTATGCATGCAGGgtaataaaaaaacaaaacaaaacaaaaaaaaaaaaagcaagaacttATTAAACAGAGGGACATATTTTCATTGCTCTGAAGTTGCTTTAGAAGGCCTCTCAGTCCACCATCTCATTGGTTTAGCAGTATTTTAGAACAAAGTCAAAATTCACATACACATCAGATAAATGCAAGTAATCCACCTTTTGAATGAAATATTAActattttcaaatgcaattgTTTTCAGAAACCCTGTTAAAGCCCGATATATTGGAAAATCAACTTAAGCTGCTTGTACTCTGAGGCAAAAACTAAGTTAGCACTAGAATTTATCTTTCTGTACCAGTACTCCTGACCTTAGCACTTTCTGTTACATCAAACCCGAGCAAACCTGccatttgcaattaaaaagcTGTGCTTTGTAATATTACATCAATAGCTTCTGCTAAATGAGGCTGTTTCACTCGATGAAGTGCAACAAAAGTGTAATACAATATCTTGTACCTAACACTTGTCTAATTTGTAAGGAAACATGCAAAAAACCTGCAAAGGTGTTTCCATAAAGTTaaaccaaaacataaaatactataaaggttttgggaaaaaaaaaaaaaaaaaaaaaaaatcaagtccaTTTGAAGAATCCAagaagaatcatagaatattgTGAGTTACAAGGAACCAAGCCACAAGGACCATTGAAGTCTAATGTTTACAGAGGATGTTTACACCAATTTAAGAAGATAGGTGAGCAGAACTGTTCATGGTAAAAGAATATTGGAGAAAAACTCCAACCAAccaaacactgtaaaaaaagttattctaaagaaactaagaaaaagaacaaaccctCATTTTACACAATGCACACAAGAATTATTCAGAATTCATAAGTTAAGTGGGTATGTATGACCACTTAACAGTATCACTGTGGGGGTCAGCAATGGAACTTGAACAGTATTTTTGTGATCAAACACCAGACATATGACTTGTGGGGAACCTTTGATACAGCAGCTGTCAAGATCCAACCAGGCTGTCCTCTGCCAAACATGAAACATTTACAGAGTCACTGTAATAGGAATTTTCCCTCTTGGGACAGCTTCCCCAGACAGCTAAGTTACACATTGAACTCTAGAGAAACACCTCAGGCAGGTTCATAAAAGGAAGTATATCTGCTTAACCATGATATTTGTGAAGCAAAGTTAGTAAGAGAAGTGGATCCTTTCAGACAGTAGATGTATTACCAGGTGGTGAACTGTCAGGGGCTGCTTTGGGATCAGGAGTGTGACAAACAAAAAGTTGTTTTCCCAAGCTTTTCTGGGCAAATCTGAAGTACATTATGTGGCCCATTGCaacaaaagacacagaaattagCACCAATAAGCCAAAAGCTTCAGGGTTTGGGGCCAAGATGACCATGATGAAGTGCAGCAAGTCAAGAAGATAATTCATGGAGTTTTGGACACCATTTATGATGCCTCTTTCAGATTCTATGACGTTTTCTTGGAGTAACTGTGTGACAGTCAAATCAAAGGACCAAAGGCctatggagagaaaaaacagttaTCCATACAGCTGGGCTTCTCATGGCAAACTCATCACTGGCACAATTAAATTCATCCTTCCAAGAATTCACTTCTGCCAAAAATACACAGGCTAAGATATCCTCTTGTTAACTAGAACTGGTTTCATGCTCACAGTCAAGAGCAATTTACTTTCCTTTTACAaaaatttcctgaaataatACATACAACTTTACACATTAACTTGCCTGTCACATCCTGTTTCACCATGACTATCAAGCCAATGTTTTACTCATCCTTTCCTTGCTTAAATAGCTGGCTTACAGCTATTTACAGTGTATTCATGCTAGCTGCAATCACTAAGGCTCTGgacaaaatgttttgcaaaaaaatCAAGCCTCTTTTAAACTATGCAGAATActcaataattttaaatgattgACACTAGCTTCCATACTGGTTTAGTCTGTGATTCAGCTTTAGAAGCTTATCTTGCAAACAATCTTAATACATATGAATCAAGTATTTTATTCCTTCAGAATTCAGCAAAAACTAACTGCAGAAACTGAGTATAAAGATTCTACAGATAACCACTATGGTTCAttacatttatatatttgaCTGCCTATTCTGTTGACAGATACTAACACTATGCTAACCAGCAATTCCTCAAAAAATTAGGCTGTCATCCAAATCAAAGCTTCCCTTCTGAAGTCCAAGATTAGACAATTTTAATACGTGGATTAATTTAGTAAAGTGTGAAATTTAAAGGTTTTCATAGCAGATGTGTTTAGCTCTGTTTCCTAGTAACAAGTGGTTTCATTTGGTTGTGAACAAAAATCATTTAGAGATGAGCTTTCCAAAAAAATACGTTACAATCATCTCCAAATGTGGTAAATTTTCTCCTACTAGTGACATACAATATACATGGAATTAGTACTGCAGTCTTCACCCTGGTGATACTATTGCAGGATCATTTCCTTTTTATGTAAAGCATAATCAACTAGCCCCAGAAACATGATGTAACACTTCAATTATAGCCTCTAATTCTAAAATCAATTGTATTTAGTTGACAGGCACTATAATTTTTAGAATTAAAAGCAGATAATAAACCAAATTGTAATAGAGACATAGTACTTACCAACTCTAGCAGCAATGACTCCTGTAAACAGGAGACTAACAGAGATTAAAGGCACAGACTCAGGACTCATCTCTGGGTCACTGTTAGCAGGAGCAATAGACCCATTTAACAAGTTGGGCATTCCAGTTGCAAAAATCATTTCAGGTTCTGGAGATGCTATAGTAGGCAATGGTTCATTTTCAAACAGCCTGGCATTGATGTCAGCAAACGGGGAAACAGTCAAATCCATAGGACTTCCAGGCATAAATACAGAGATGGCACATAAGATCAAACAAGCAAACTGAGCAACTCCAGAAATAAGGCCCGTACGAATGAGGCCACATTTGCGCCGAAGCCAAGTGAAAGCTACTGTTCCCATGATTCCAGTGACTGCTGAGGCACCCATGAGGAGGCTTAGCACAGAGCCACTCAGCCCCTGAGTGTATGCATAGCCTGTAGTGATACAATCAAATCCCAGAACAGTCATATAGAGAAATGCAAGGCCCATGCCTGCAAGGAACACTGGCTGGTTGTAGTACGCAACCCATCCATCCCGGAACGTTATGAAAGGTTCAGCAATCCGGGTAGCACAGCCgacttccttctcctgctggggCTCAAAGCCAGTTACATCTTTCTCAATAATTAACTGCACTCCTTCAGTGGGTTTCATGTCACtctctgcaaacagaaatggaGCTGTCAGATACACTCCTGCCTGCAAAGCGCACAGTGTAAAGTGACAGACAATTGTTTACACTAGGTTTGCTACTGCAGAAGTGCATCAGTCAAACTCCACTACCAAGCTTTCTCTTAATTACCTAAATTAAATCATTTAAAGCATTCTTAAATCCTACCTAGGGAGTAAGATCAAGTAAATTTTGTCCCTatcaatttatttaattaaacagTGATAGGAGAAAGCATTGCCTGCTTCTAGACTTGTGACTGAATGCTCCAGTTCCATAGGGAAATCATTTGCCTAATGATTGCGAATGTCACACAGCTTTGTATGCTTAAAAGCACTGActgaaaaaagaagggaatacTTAAACATCTGTCAGTATCTCATGTCATGGCAGAAGAACCAAGGCTGAAGCCTGTCCAGAGCCAAAAGCTTTCAAAgcttgacttaaaaaaaaaacaaaaaaaaaaccaaaccccaaaatctcaGACTATGCATTTCTACAATTCCATTCTCACtgtaataaaggaaaaaggcaCTTCCACTGGtcccaaacaaaaatccaaaaactCACAGCAGTATTTACACTAGTAAGGAGGATAGAAATTCTACAAATGTCTAAATGCCTGAGCAGTGTTTTTACACTGTTAAGTTCAAAACTACTCACATACAGCAAATGAGACACATGAAGTACTTCAGCAACTTTAAAAACACAAGTCTTCTAATGAAATCAGAATACTGCAACAGCAAAGATGAAGTGTTTCCTACTTATTGACATTTGCTAAATGCTTCATTCTCCAGAAGTATATAAGAGCCTGTTCCAAAGCTATGGAGCCTTCTACACTCTCTTGTTCTCTAATACTAGAGTGCCATCAGCCTGGTCCAACAGCTTACTGGACCAGCTATTACCACCGTGGATCTGATGGGTGGGAAGATAGATCTCTTCAGTACTTTTAATAGCAGCTTTCTAACTCACAATATATTGAGACAAGATTGTTAGCTAGTATTTAAACGAAACCCAGGAAttctttgtatttcaaaaaaaaccccaaaaaaacaacaacaaaaacccaaacaaaaacccacagcCTGTTGTAGCTGGGAGCCCGTAACATGAGCTTTCAATAGTATTCATATACTGCTACCTTAAAAATGGGGAAACACTTAAGTTTAGTATTTCAGCATCTGACATTTCCAATACTTCACAATAATAAGTCTGTTTCTGaaacaattttaatttctggtATTAAGACTACCTAAAGTAGTGTTAGTATCAATTTCTTATTGATATAGTAATAGTAATCTTATAGTAATAGCCACAGTCATCTACACTGCATATCCCACTTGTACTACTTGACCAAGGAAGCAGAACTGAAGGCCaaaagagtttcttttttttctccatcgTTCCCTGGCGCATGTAAAAATCATTCAATCATGTCAGAATAGAAATACGACCATCTATTCTGCAACCTCCCAAAAGCCTGTTAGTACTATGTGTAAGCAGAGATCAGTTAGCAAGGAACAGTCTTACAGAGGCCGTAGACACTACAGAGCCAAGGATCTGGTCCAGCTCCTTAGCTATAGTACAGATGGATAGGAACATTCTTTATGATCAGCCTGAAGTTACAGAACAGACTGTAACTCTAAGGGATTAATGAAGAGGAGAGAATTAATTCTTCGGCTAAATTTTATTCCTCAAAAAGCTGAGTATTGTTACTTAGATTAGAGTCTCTGGTATCTATACCCCAAACATGAAATCTCCAAGCTACGAGTAGAAAGATATATAACCTCAAAGCAGTGCCTGTGGAAATCAAAAGTCAACACTTGGCTTGACTGATGCAATGAATATACAGTGAATTTGAATAGttacttctgtgttttcagtacCTTTCTTTACATTCAGCTGTTTCAGTTCTGATGCTTCAACTTTTGCAGATTTGTGAGCCAGAGTAGGGGTTTTCTGATAAACCTTCCAGAGCAGCAGATATTCCACACACATCGACATCAGGTTCCAGCCAGAAATGAATCCACAGCCAATCATCGGGGAGCCAAATGTCATTATCTGACCAACAGCCATTGGGGCCAAGATATTGGTCAGCTGATCAATTCTTCTTATTGTGGCATTCATATCTGTCAGAAATTATTTGATGATATGAAATGATTGGTGAACACTTACAGTGAAATATTCACTAACATAATTGTGAATTGCACATGTATAAAGGTAAAGCTACAAGTCTTGCTCCACCTGTAAGTGATTTCAGCAGGAGTAACCAGAGGCACCTACAGACTCTTTCAATGTTTAAGTTCTCTGCAAGCAACCAAGGTGTTTGTAAGCcaaatccctgctgctgttAGTTTCGCCTGTGTGAGGTCTTTCAGGTTTAGCATGCTGGGTTTACAGTGGCAGCATAGTCCTGTTCATCATGAGATCAGGTAGAACTGTTCATCATGATATCATTCAGATCACTTTTACACAGCACTGATACTGTGGACTCCTAGCTCTATCCCTGTAACACTCAAACCTAGCATGCACAACTCCAGGAATCTCATAAGGTGGAATTGTTTCTTGTGAAGATAGTAATCTATCTCCCAACACTGGAACACATATTTCTGAGTCTCCTCTATTTAATTCTAATAGCTGGTGGCCACAGTACCACCATGATGGCAGGAGAATTTTGAAATGGCTTTACATTTCCTTGTTAAGTCACACTGGTTGATGGCAGCTGTAGGCGTCCTTAGATCTTACTGAGCAAAGTCCTCACTCCTTTCTGGTCCTTTGATGTTTACAGTCAAAACAAGCAGCTCATTCTCAGCACAAATTCATCTTTCATTTGCTGCTAGGGAATGCCTCACCCAGCTCGATCTTATCTACTTTACTGTCATTAAACTATCTGGGTTCCTGTAAGTTTCCAATTAATAGTGCCATTCTTCCACTCCTAAAAGTTGCTAGACACTCAGTGGTTTCACATGTGAAAGGGTTTCACCCTTTTAGAGTCCTACTATAAAATTAGAGCTTTTGAAGGGCAAGTGAAACTCTACATGAGTATGAAGCTGCTTTATTGAATCTTTAGAGAATTACTCCTTGCCATTCAAAGAAGCATTCAGGTTACtctatttaaaattcaaagtcAACTCAATGTTAACCTTCAGTCAAATAGTTAAGTTAGATACTTGCATAATATTTGGCTTTAAAAATTCCAAGAACTAACCTTTGTTTTTTGAGTTATTTGAGGAAGCTAATAATTCCACTCGGAAAAGGTACAAAGAGTGAATAGGAAAACTATCAAGGTCAACAAAGTAGAGTTAAGgtaacttttttatttccctgttccACTAACCTGCATAGCTAAGACGTCTCTGAGGAAAGGTAACAGCGCAGAGGTGGACAACAGTATCTTCTGCAAAGTCAGTGTCagcacttaatttttttttttttttttaaggttagGAATTCCAACAGCATCCAAGTTACACCAtgattaaacagaaaacaagccTATTCAGCCTGAAAGGAATGCTTTAGATAAATCTGTTCAACTAAGGTGCTTAATTCAGtggttgttttcattcttcaaTCAAGTCGCATGAGAACTTACAGTAACCTCTTGCCTGATTTCTCAGTACAAAAATGTAAGTGGTCATACAATTGTGCCTGAGCTCATGAAGCAGTAAAGAGGCAGGATTGactcccaggcagcagctctctgcaggtgTGATCTGTACTTTATCTCATGTGTAGTAtatgggacagggatgggggagatGATTTGCTGAATAAGATCTGACACAAGTTTTAATAGTTCTCATTAACCTAAGACTTTTACAGATAGCTGCTATTTTTGTACCTGTGATTCACATGCATGAAGAAAGTTCACCTGTAGTGCTGCTCTACAGAAGGCATGACCTAGAAAGGCACTG
Proteins encoded in this region:
- the SLC40A1 gene encoding solute carrier family 40 member 1; translated protein: MARAAEPEGRRRGGSVIAYFTSAKFLLYLGHALSTWGDRMWHFAVSVFLVELYGNSLLLTAVYGLVVAGSVLLLGALIGDWVDKNSRLKVAQTSLVVQNSSVILCGIILMIIFSFKTQLLTLYHGWLLTLCYILVITIANIANLASTATAITIQRDWIVVVAGEDRSKLADMNATIRRIDQLTNILAPMAVGQIMTFGSPMIGCGFISGWNLMSMCVEYLLLWKVYQKTPTLAHKSAKVEASELKQLNVKKESDMKPTEGVQLIIEKDVTGFEPQQEKEVGCATRIAEPFITFRDGWVAYYNQPVFLAGMGLAFLYMTVLGFDCITTGYAYTQGLSGSVLSLLMGASAVTGIMGTVAFTWLRRKCGLIRTGLISGVAQFACLILCAISVFMPGSPMDLTVSPFADINARLFENEPLPTIASPEPEMIFATGMPNLLNGSIAPANSDPEMSPESVPLISVSLLFTGVIAARVGLWSFDLTVTQLLQENVIESERGIINGVQNSMNYLLDLLHFIMVILAPNPEAFGLLVLISVSFVAMGHIMYFRFAQKSLGKQLFVCHTPDPKAAPDSSPPGNTSTV